The sequence TTCATCATCTTTGAAGATCAGATGGAAGTGGGCGACTACGTTCAGATAAACGGAAAAATCTCGGGGACCGTGGAGGAAATCGGAATTCGCGTCACCAAGATCCGCGAGTGGAACCAACGCCTTCATTATCTGTCCAACGGCGAAATCCACCACGTGGCCAACTACAACCGGGTGCAGATGCGCCCCCTGGTATCGGTGACCGTCCCCTATGAATCGGATCTGGAACAGGTGGAACGGATTTTGGGCGAAGTGTGTGAGGAAATCGGCAGACGATACGCCCCCCACCTCCTGGAGAAACCCACCATCTACGGCGTGACGGATCTCGGGGAATCGGGCGTCCAATACACGCTGATGGCCCTGAGTCACCCGGAACAATACTGGATGATCGAACGGGAATTGCGCCGGGCGATCGTGATCGCGTTCCGGAAACACGGGATCGAAATCTCCTATCCGCGCCGAATCCTCCAAAACGGAAACTCCGAAGGAAACGGAAAAACGCCGGGTTGAGGCGCTCAGCCCGGCGTTTTTCGCTTGATCAACCCAGCAGATGGACAACCCAGGCAACCCCTCCGGCGGCGGCCACCGAAATGACCGTCCACATCCCGATTCTCCGGACGTCCCGCCTCCAGGCGACCATCGGGTCCACGAACTTCTTCTCTCTTCTCCGCTGTCTTCGCGCCATTTTTGCTCCTAACCTCCCGTTATCGCATCCCACAGATAAAAGGTGGCGTAACTGCGCCAGGGCGCCCAGGCCTCCCCGATCCTCCGGACCTCTTCTTCCCCCGGCCGCTTAGCCAAACCGTAAACCTTCTGCACCGCCCTGCGCAGTCCGATGTCGGCGGCGGGCAGCAAATCCGGGCGACCCATCCCGAAAAGGAGCAGGCATTCCACCGTCCACCGGCCGATTCCCCTTAAGGGAAGCAGGGTTTCCATCACCTCTTCGTCGCTTCGACGGCGGAGTCCTTCCAGATCCAGCGCACCTTCCGCCACCATCCGGGAAATGTCGATGACATACTCCGCTTTCCGGCGGCTGAACTTTAGCCGGGTCAAATCCTCATAGGAAAGGGCGGCCACCCGATCCGGCGTCGGAAAGACGCATACGGACTCCCCGTCAAATTCCACCCGTTCCCCGGCCAACTGCATCAGGCGGTCGATCAGGGTGCCGGCGAAGGCGAGATTGAGCTGCTGACTGATGATCGTCTTGATGAGGCACTCGTACAGGGTGGGATCCAGCACCGGGCGGAGCCCTTTACGCTTCCGGACCACCGGGGCGAGCAGCTCATCCTGCTCCGCCCGGCGGTAAAAGGGGATCAAATCCACATCGGCGGAAAACATGCGGCGGAGTTGTTCCTTAAGCTCCCGCCGCTCCTCCGGCGTCACCGCCTGGTGAATGCGAAACTGCAGGAAGGGCGCCTGCCAGCCGATCTCCACCACGAAGGGTCGCCCCTTCGCGCGAAGGGTCCGGTAAAGGATGCCCTTCCTCACAAAATACCCCGATTTTTGCAGATGAAAAAGCCGCCGGACCGTCCGTTCGAAGGAAAAGGGCGGACGCGGCTTGATCCGAAGGGTTTCCATGAACCACACCACCGATCGAAGCCGTCGGGGAAGATGGACCTCCCGCATCATCCTTTTCATTTTATCATCCTTTCGACGGATGCAAAAGAAAAGTCCCCCGCGGGGGAAGGCTCCGGGACGAGGCTCCGGGCATAGGGATAAGAATGATACCACTTGCCCGGGAGGAATGAACATGATCGCCGCTTTACGGCACTGTCAAGATCTTTGCGATCAGGCATCCGCCGTGTTGGTTGCCTCACCCGATGCCGCCCTTCGCAGAAAACAGCTTCACTTGCTCCGGGAATGTGCCGATGCCTGCTCCTCGGTCGCCCGGACCCTGTCTCGATCCGGCTGCATTTCCGAAGAGACGGCCCTCCGCTGCGCCCGCATCTTAAGGAAATGCGCCCGGGAATGCATGAAACACCCGGACCCTTTTTCCCGGCACTGCGCCCGGGCCTGTCTGTATGCCGCCTTCGTCTGTCGGTACTGTACCCGAAAGGGGAGGACCAAATTAAAGGATCACGGGGGAAAACCCTATGTGGTGGACATTCATCGGGCGGCCAGGCAGAATCGCACCTTCCGCACCGCCCGGTGGACGGAGAACATCCGCAGTAGAAAATCGATGTCGGAGACGGCCTGGAAAGGCCCCCGGCTGGGATCGTTTTCTTTCTTATTGAACAGGGGCCGGTTTTCGCGGGCAAACACAGGGACCGGCTCGATTTTGAAGCGGAAGCGCGTGACGATGATGCCATCGTGGTCCCTTGCGGCACCTGACACAATGTCATGACACGGGGGATTGGCCGCCGAGCTTTGCTCCGTTTGCGCGCCGCCGGAGCTTCCCTTCGGCACGGTCAACAAACCGAAAAACGCCGCGAAATCGGAAAAATGATCAAAGCCCGCCTTTTGAAGGCGGGCCTTTTCATTCGACGATCGCCACGCGAACGCCCTTCTTCACGCCGAACTGCAGCGCTTCCTCCAGATCGTTCATAAACACGTCGATTCGCTTTCCCTTGATGGCGCTTCCGGTATCCTGCGCGACAAAATAACCCAATCCCTCGATGTACACCCGGGAACCGATGGGGATCACGGAAGGATCGACGGCAATCGTCACTCCTTCCACGGCGGGGGCGCCGCTGGAGGTGATCCCGTAGGCCGGATGTCCCGGCGATTTGCCGGTGGACTCCGGACCGGCGGTGTAGGCGGTCAGGGTGAATTCTCCCAGATCCCGTCCGTAATCCGCCGGCAGCAGGGCGGGCCGGGCCTCCCCTTTCCTCCCGCTTTCCGCCTCCCGCTTCCGGTCGGGAACGCGGAGAACTTGCCCCACCCGGATCAAGGAGGGATCCTTTAGCCGGTTCATGCGGGAGACGGTTTCCACATCGGTCCCGAACCGGCGGGCGATGCTGTACACCGTGTCCCCCTTCTCCACCTTGATCGTCGCCCATCCGCTTCCTTCGGCCTCCGCCCGGGGCAGATCCCGCCCGCCTCCGACCGTCAAACCGACGGCCAAGGCCAAACCGAGAGCGGAAATCAACCAGCGTTTGGTCATGACGGATCCTCCCGTGATAGATTCGTAGACTCACTGTCCATCATGACCGGTTTCGATGGCGTTTATACCCGGGTTTGATTCTTCGCTTTCCGCCAGCT comes from Planifilum fulgidum and encodes:
- a CDS encoding mechanosensitive ion channel family protein, which gives rise to MNPKMPAIDESSNTANLSGFSWVEGAEKKMWAVINNPVDALLLPVARIILILFLTYVALRFTGKLIDRIFQLKRIDRKKALTLSKLIKSFARYAIYFVAALTLLFNIGIDPTPVLASAGILGLAIGFGAQNLVRDLISGFFIIFEDQMEVGDYVQINGKISGTVEEIGIRVTKIREWNQRLHYLSNGEIHHVANYNRVQMRPLVSVTVPYESDLEQVERILGEVCEEIGRRYAPHLLEKPTIYGVTDLGESGVQYTLMALSHPEQYWMIERELRRAIVIAFRKHGIEISYPRRILQNGNSEGNGKTPG
- a CDS encoding DNA-3-methyladenine glycosylase family protein, with translation MKRMMREVHLPRRLRSVVWFMETLRIKPRPPFSFERTVRRLFHLQKSGYFVRKGILYRTLRAKGRPFVVEIGWQAPFLQFRIHQAVTPEERRELKEQLRRMFSADVDLIPFYRRAEQDELLAPVVRKRKGLRPVLDPTLYECLIKTIISQQLNLAFAGTLIDRLMQLAGERVEFDGESVCVFPTPDRVAALSYEDLTRLKFSRRKAEYVIDISRMVAEGALDLEGLRRRSDEEVMETLLPLRGIGRWTVECLLLFGMGRPDLLPAADIGLRRAVQKVYGLAKRPGEEEVRRIGEAWAPWRSYATFYLWDAITGG
- a CDS encoding 3D domain-containing protein codes for the protein MTKRWLISALGLALAVGLTVGGGRDLPRAEAEGSGWATIKVEKGDTVYSIARRFGTDVETVSRMNRLKDPSLIRVGQVLRVPDRKREAESGRKGEARPALLPADYGRDLGEFTLTAYTAGPESTGKSPGHPAYGITSSGAPAVEGVTIAVDPSVIPIGSRVYIEGLGYFVAQDTGSAIKGKRIDVFMNDLEEALQFGVKKGVRVAIVE